From a region of the Rouxiella sp. S1S-2 genome:
- a CDS encoding YacC family pilotin-like protein — protein MKKTTLSLLLLTLLGFSSASQALSEPEAEDLADLTAVFVYLKNNCGYEQLPNTQIKRAIIYFAQQNHWDLSNYATYNMQSMGEDSYRDLSGIDVAKAVKCKSLARDSLGLLAYSN, from the coding sequence ATGAAAAAAACCACCCTGAGTCTGCTGTTGCTGACGTTACTCGGATTCTCCTCTGCCAGTCAGGCACTGAGTGAACCCGAAGCGGAAGATTTAGCGGATTTAACCGCCGTCTTTGTTTATTTGAAAAATAACTGCGGCTACGAGCAGTTACCGAACACGCAAATCAAACGCGCCATTATCTACTTTGCTCAACAAAATCATTGGGATCTGAGCAATTACGCCACCTATAACATGCAGTCAATGGGCGAAGACAGCTACCGCGACCTCAGCGGAATAGACGTGGCTAAAGCCGTAAAATGCAAGTCACTGGCGCGCGATTCGCTCGGCCTTTTAGCTTACAGTAACTAA
- the speE gene encoding polyamine aminopropyltransferase produces MSQKVTQKEIWHETLHDSFGQYFTVEKELYRDKTEHQDLVIFENAALGRVMALDGVVQTTERDEFIYHEMMTHVPLMAHGKAKKVLIIGGGDGGMLREVCRHTAVERITMVEIDAGVVEFCRQYLPNHNAGSYDDTRFNLVIDDGVNFVNQTTETYDVIISDCTDPIGPGESLFTSAFYEGCARCLNPGGIFVAQNGVCFLQQDEAVNSHQKLQHYFKDVSFYQAAVPTYYGGIMTFAWATNNLDYRHIDNTTLQARFNASGITTRYYNPAVHHGSFALPQYLLNALSATR; encoded by the coding sequence ATGTCTCAGAAAGTCACCCAAAAAGAAATTTGGCATGAAACGCTGCACGACAGTTTCGGCCAGTATTTCACTGTTGAAAAAGAGTTGTACCGCGACAAAACCGAGCATCAGGATTTGGTGATTTTCGAAAATGCCGCGCTGGGTCGTGTCATGGCGCTCGACGGTGTGGTACAAACCACTGAGCGTGACGAGTTTATCTATCACGAAATGATGACGCACGTGCCGCTTATGGCGCACGGCAAAGCCAAAAAAGTGCTGATTATTGGCGGCGGTGACGGGGGTATGCTGCGTGAAGTTTGCCGTCATACTGCGGTTGAGCGCATCACAATGGTCGAGATTGATGCAGGCGTGGTTGAATTCTGCCGCCAGTATCTGCCAAACCACAATGCGGGTTCCTACGACGACACCCGTTTTAATCTGGTAATTGATGACGGTGTAAATTTCGTCAATCAGACCACTGAAACCTACGACGTCATCATCTCCGACTGCACCGACCCTATTGGGCCTGGTGAAAGCCTGTTTACCTCAGCTTTTTATGAGGGATGTGCCCGCTGCCTGAATCCTGGCGGTATTTTTGTAGCACAGAACGGCGTCTGTTTCCTGCAACAGGACGAGGCGGTCAACAGCCATCAGAAACTGCAACACTACTTTAAAGACGTCAGCTTCTATCAGGCAGCTGTGCCGACCTACTACGGCGGTATCATGACCTTTGCCTGGGCCACCAACAATCTGGATTATCGCCACATTGATAACACGACGCTGCAGGCACGCTTTAATGCCTCGGGTATTACCACTCGTTACTACAATCCGGCAGTCCATCATGGCAGCTTTGCCCTGCCGCAATATTTACTGAATGCCCTGTCAGCCACTCGCTGA
- the speD gene encoding adenosylmethionine decarboxylase — translation MQKLKLHGFNNLTKSLSFCIYDICYAKTADDRDGYIAYIDKEYSANRLTEILTEACSIIGANILNVARQDYEPQGASVTILVSEEPMDPKDVDTSEHPGPLPKSVVAHLDKSHICVHTYPESHPEGGLCTFRADIEVSTCGVISPLKALNYLIHQLESDIVTIDYRVRGFTRDVNGVKHYIDHSINSIQNFMSENIKSLYHMLDVNVYQENIFHTKMMLKDFDLKHYLFNAKPDELSAADHKEITSLLYKEMQEIYYGRNIPHL, via the coding sequence TTGCAAAAGCTGAAACTGCATGGTTTCAATAACCTGACCAAAAGCCTGAGTTTTTGTATCTACGATATTTGTTATGCCAAGACCGCAGACGACCGCGACGGCTATATCGCCTACATTGACAAAGAGTACAGCGCCAACCGACTGACGGAAATTCTCACCGAAGCCTGTTCGATTATCGGTGCGAATATCCTCAACGTGGCGCGTCAAGATTATGAACCACAGGGTGCCAGCGTAACGATTCTGGTCAGTGAAGAGCCGATGGATCCTAAGGATGTCGACACGTCAGAGCACCCAGGCCCGTTACCCAAGTCTGTGGTGGCGCACCTCGACAAGAGTCACATCTGCGTGCATACCTATCCCGAGAGCCATCCTGAGGGTGGACTTTGCACCTTCCGCGCGGATATAGAGGTGTCAACCTGCGGGGTAATTTCGCCGCTAAAAGCGTTGAACTATCTTATTCATCAGTTGGAATCTGACATCGTTACCATTGATTACCGCGTGCGGGGTTTTACTCGCGACGTGAATGGCGTTAAGCATTACATCGATCATTCAATCAATTCGATTCAAAACTTCATGTCTGAAAATATAAAATCGCTGTATCACATGCTGGACGTGAATGTTTATCAGGAGAATATTTTCCACACCAAGATGATGCTTAAAGACTTCGACCTAAAACATTATCTATTTAATGCCAAGCCTGACGAACTGAGCGCGGCAGACCACAAAGAAATTACCAGTCTGTTGTATAAAGAGATGCAGGAAATATATTACGGAAGAAACATTCCTCACCTCTAG
- the yacL gene encoding protein YacL — protein MDYDFMRDITGQVKARFSMGHEVIGHWLNEEIKGDLSLLDKIEAAAEEIKGSERTWQLEGHEYTLWFDGEEVMVRANQLDLESDGMEDGMNYYDEESLSFCGVEDFLLVLEKYRAFIVTYR, from the coding sequence ATGGACTATGATTTCATGCGTGATATCACCGGACAAGTAAAGGCCCGTTTCTCAATGGGGCATGAAGTGATCGGCCACTGGCTGAACGAAGAGATTAAAGGTGATTTGAGCCTGCTCGACAAAATTGAGGCCGCCGCCGAAGAGATAAAAGGCAGCGAACGCACCTGGCAGCTCGAGGGCCATGAATATACGCTGTGGTTCGATGGTGAAGAGGTAATGGTGAGAGCCAATCAGCTGGATTTGGAAAGTGACGGCATGGAAGACGGCATGAACTACTACGATGAAGAGAGCCTGTCGTTTTGCGGGGTTGAAGACTTTCTGTTGGTGTTGGAAAAATACCGCGCTTTTATCGTGACCTATCGCTAA
- the acnB gene encoding bifunctional aconitate hydratase 2/2-methylisocitrate dehydratase: MLEEYRKHVAERAAEGIVPKPLDASQMAALVESLKNPSEGEEETLLDLLINRVPPGVDEAAYVKAGFLAAVAKGETTSPLVTPEKAVELLGTMQGGYNIHPLIEALDVEKLAPIAAKALSHTLLMFDNFYDVEEKAKAGNNYAKQILQSWADAEWYLARPKLAEKITVTVFKVTGETNTDDLSPAPDAWSRPDIPLHALAMLKIEREGIVPDQPGSIGPIKQIEELNKKGFPLAYVGDVVGTGSSRKSATNSVLWYMGDDIPYVPNKRGGGVVLGSKIAPIFFNTMEDAGALPIEVDVSDLNMGDVIDIYPYKGEVRNHETDAVIATFALKTDVLLDEVRAGGRIPLIIGRGLTTKARESLKLPTSEVFRIAKPVAKSTKGYSLAQKMVGRACGVEGIRPDEYCEPKMTSVGSQDTTGPMTRDELKDLACLGFSADLVMQSFCHTAAYPKPVDVTTHHTLPDFIMNRGGVSLRPGDGIIHSWLNRMLLPDTVGTGGDSHTRFPIGISFPAGSGLVAFAAATGVMPLDMPESVLVRFKGKMQPGITLRDLVHAIPYYAIKEGHLTVEKKGKKNLFSGRILEIEGLPELKVEQAFELADASAERSAAGCTIKLDQAPIKEYLSSNIVLLKWMISEGYGDRRTIERRITGMEEWLANPTLLEADADAEYAAIIEIDLNEIKEPILCAPNDPDDARLLSSVANSKIDEVFIGSCMTNIGHFRAAGKLLDSHKGALPTRLWVAPPTKMDAAQLTEEGYYSVFGKSGARVEIPGCSLCMGNQARVADGSTVVSTSTRNFPNRLGNGANVYLASAELAAIASLLGRLPTPEEYLGYMAEVDKTAVDTYRYLNFDKLSEYTDKADGVIFQTAL, from the coding sequence GTGCTAGAAGAATACCGTAAGCACGTAGCCGAGCGTGCCGCAGAGGGAATTGTCCCTAAGCCACTCGATGCTTCACAAATGGCCGCACTGGTTGAATCCCTGAAGAACCCGTCTGAAGGTGAAGAAGAAACCCTGCTGGACCTGCTGATTAACCGTGTACCACCGGGCGTTGACGAAGCCGCTTATGTCAAAGCTGGCTTCCTGGCAGCCGTTGCTAAAGGCGAAACTACATCTCCGCTGGTCACTCCTGAGAAAGCCGTTGAACTGTTGGGCACCATGCAAGGTGGCTACAATATTCATCCGCTGATTGAAGCGTTAGACGTTGAAAAGCTGGCGCCGATTGCCGCTAAAGCACTGTCTCATACCCTGCTGATGTTCGATAACTTCTACGATGTAGAAGAAAAAGCGAAGGCCGGAAACAACTACGCTAAACAAATTCTTCAGTCATGGGCCGATGCCGAATGGTATCTTGCACGTCCTAAACTGGCTGAAAAAATTACCGTTACTGTGTTCAAAGTGACCGGTGAGACCAACACTGACGATTTATCACCGGCGCCTGATGCCTGGTCGCGTCCTGATATCCCACTGCACGCATTGGCGATGCTGAAAATTGAACGTGAAGGTATCGTTCCCGATCAGCCAGGTTCTATCGGTCCAATCAAACAAATCGAAGAGCTGAACAAGAAAGGCTTCCCGTTGGCCTACGTCGGTGACGTGGTAGGTACCGGTTCTTCACGTAAGTCTGCCACCAACTCTGTGCTCTGGTACATGGGCGACGACATCCCTTACGTGCCGAACAAGCGCGGTGGCGGTGTGGTTTTAGGCAGTAAAATTGCGCCAATCTTCTTTAACACCATGGAAGATGCCGGTGCTTTACCGATTGAAGTGGACGTTTCTGACCTGAATATGGGCGATGTTATCGACATTTATCCGTATAAAGGTGAAGTTCGTAACCATGAAACCGACGCCGTTATTGCGACCTTTGCCCTCAAAACTGACGTTCTGCTCGACGAAGTGCGCGCCGGTGGCCGTATTCCATTGATCATCGGCCGTGGTTTAACCACCAAGGCACGTGAATCACTGAAGCTGCCAACTAGCGAAGTATTCCGCATCGCCAAACCTGTTGCCAAAAGCACTAAAGGTTACTCTCTGGCACAGAAAATGGTTGGTCGTGCCTGTGGCGTTGAAGGTATCCGTCCTGACGAATACTGCGAACCGAAAATGACCTCCGTCGGTTCCCAGGACACCACCGGTCCAATGACCCGTGATGAACTGAAAGACCTGGCGTGTCTGGGCTTCTCAGCAGATCTCGTGATGCAGTCATTCTGTCATACCGCCGCTTATCCTAAGCCGGTTGACGTGACCACGCACCACACGCTGCCTGACTTCATTATGAACCGCGGCGGCGTTTCTCTGCGTCCGGGCGACGGCATCATTCACTCGTGGTTGAACCGTATGCTGCTGCCAGACACTGTAGGCACCGGCGGCGACTCCCACACCCGTTTCCCGATCGGTATTTCGTTCCCGGCAGGTTCTGGTCTGGTCGCTTTTGCTGCGGCGACCGGCGTCATGCCGTTGGACATGCCTGAATCCGTGCTGGTGCGCTTTAAAGGTAAAATGCAGCCTGGCATCACGCTGCGTGACCTGGTTCATGCCATTCCTTACTATGCGATTAAAGAAGGTCACTTGACCGTTGAGAAAAAGGGTAAGAAAAACCTGTTCTCAGGCCGTATTCTTGAAATCGAAGGTTTGCCAGAGCTGAAAGTCGAGCAGGCGTTTGAACTGGCGGATGCGTCTGCTGAACGTTCTGCCGCAGGTTGCACCATCAAGCTTGATCAGGCACCAATCAAAGAGTATCTCAGCTCCAACATCGTGCTGTTGAAGTGGATGATCTCTGAAGGTTATGGCGATCGCCGCACCATCGAGCGTCGTATCACCGGTATGGAAGAGTGGTTGGCTAATCCAACGCTGCTCGAAGCCGATGCGGATGCCGAATACGCCGCGATTATCGAAATCGACCTGAACGAAATCAAAGAGCCTATTCTGTGTGCACCGAATGACCCAGACGACGCACGTCTGCTGTCGAGCGTTGCCAACAGCAAGATTGACGAAGTGTTCATCGGTTCTTGCATGACTAACATCGGTCACTTCCGCGCTGCCGGTAAGTTGCTCGACAGCCACAAAGGCGCGCTGCCTACTCGCCTGTGGGTTGCACCGCCGACCAAAATGGATGCTGCACAGTTAACTGAAGAGGGCTATTACAGCGTCTTTGGCAAAAGCGGTGCGCGCGTCGAGATCCCGGGTTGTTCACTGTGCATGGGTAACCAGGCGCGTGTAGCAGACGGTTCAACCGTAGTTTCAACCTCGACCCGTAACTTCCCGAACCGTCTCGGTAACGGCGCCAACGTTTACCTGGCATCGGCTGAGCTGGCGGCTATCGCTTCCCTGCTGGGACGCTTGCCAACGCCGGAAGAGTATCTGGGTTACATGGCTGAGGTTGATAAGACCGCGGTAGATACTTACCGTTATCTGAACTTCGACAAGCTGTCGGAATATACCGATAAAGCTGACGGTGTGATCTTCCAAACCGCGCTTTAA
- a CDS encoding glutamate/aspartate ABC transporter substrate-binding protein, producing the protein MSRKNIQKVILCSALLCGYAQAETLTGTLKKIDDQNLVTVGYRESNVPFSYKDDGDKVLGYSQEYSNKIVDAIKKRLNKQNIAVKFISITSPNRIPLLQNNVYDFECGSTTNNPERQKQVTFSNTIFIVGTKLLVKKGSGIHDFSDLNGKTVSTTGGTTSEILLNKMNSDKKMQMRIISAQEGGASAFHTLETGRASAFMMDDALLAGDRAKARKPSDWEIVGTPQSREAYGCMLRKDDPQFEKLVDDTIASAQTSGEAAKWFTRWFMQPVPPKNLNMDFAMSGDMKNLFAHPDNKAL; encoded by the coding sequence ATGTCACGCAAGAACATACAGAAAGTCATTCTCTGCTCGGCGCTCCTTTGCGGATACGCGCAGGCAGAAACGCTCACCGGAACGCTGAAAAAGATCGACGATCAGAATCTGGTTACCGTTGGTTATCGTGAATCAAACGTTCCGTTCTCTTATAAGGATGACGGCGATAAAGTACTTGGCTACTCCCAGGAATACTCCAACAAAATCGTCGATGCTATTAAAAAACGTTTGAATAAACAGAACATTGCCGTGAAGTTTATCTCGATCACGTCACCGAACCGCATCCCACTGCTGCAAAACAACGTTTACGACTTCGAGTGTGGCTCAACCACCAATAACCCTGAACGTCAAAAACAGGTCACCTTCTCAAATACTATTTTTATCGTTGGCACTAAGCTGCTGGTGAAGAAAGGTTCAGGGATCCATGATTTCTCTGATTTAAATGGCAAAACAGTGTCAACCACCGGCGGTACCACCTCAGAAATCCTGCTCAATAAAATGAACAGCGATAAAAAGATGCAGATGCGCATTATCAGTGCGCAGGAAGGAGGAGCATCCGCATTTCACACGCTGGAAACAGGCCGTGCTTCTGCATTTATGATGGATGATGCCCTGTTGGCAGGTGACCGAGCCAAGGCGCGCAAACCGTCAGATTGGGAAATTGTGGGCACGCCTCAGTCCAGAGAGGCCTACGGTTGTATGCTGCGTAAAGACGACCCGCAGTTTGAAAAGCTGGTCGATGACACCATTGCCAGCGCACAGACGTCAGGTGAAGCGGCCAAGTGGTTTACCCGCTGGTTTATGCAGCCGGTTCCGCCTAAAAATCTGAATATGGATTTTGCGATGTCAGGCGATATGAAGAATCTGTTTGCGCATCCAGATAACAAGGCGCTTTAA
- the lpdA gene encoding dihydrolipoyl dehydrogenase has product MSTEIKTQVVVLGAGPAGYSAAFRCADLGLETILVERYATLGGVCLNVGCIPSKALLHVAKVISEAKSLEAHGIVFGEPKTDINKVRDWKEKVINQLTGGLSGMAKGRKVKVVNGLGKFTGANTLVVEGENGPTTITFDNAIIAAGSRPIKLPFIPHDDPRVWDSTDALELKTVPERLLVMGGGIIGLEMGTVYHALGSKIDVVEMFDQVIPAADKDVVKVFTKKISKQFNLMLETKVTAVEAKEDGIYVTMEGKKAPAEPQRYDAVLVAIGRVPNGKLLEAGAAGIDVDERGFIHVDKQMRTNIPHIFAIGDIVGQPMLAHKGVHEGHVAAEVISGKKHYFDPKVIPSIAYTEPEVAWVGLTEKEAKEKGISYETATFPWAASGRAIASDCADGMTKLIFDKETHRVIGGAIVGTNGGELLGEIGLAIEMGCDAEDIALTIHAHPTLHESVGLAAEIYEGSITDLPNPKAKKK; this is encoded by the coding sequence ATGAGTACAGAAATTAAAACTCAGGTCGTGGTACTTGGGGCTGGTCCTGCAGGCTATTCTGCCGCTTTCCGTTGCGCTGATTTAGGTCTTGAAACTATTCTGGTTGAGCGTTACGCCACTCTCGGTGGTGTTTGCCTTAACGTAGGTTGTATCCCTTCCAAAGCGCTGTTGCACGTAGCAAAAGTCATTTCTGAAGCTAAGTCTTTGGAAGCACACGGCATTGTTTTCGGTGAGCCAAAAACCGACATCAATAAAGTGCGTGACTGGAAAGAGAAGGTGATCAACCAGCTGACCGGTGGTCTGTCAGGTATGGCGAAAGGCCGTAAGGTCAAAGTTGTTAACGGCCTGGGCAAATTCACTGGGGCTAATACTTTGGTTGTTGAAGGCGAGAATGGTCCAACGACCATCACTTTCGATAACGCAATTATCGCCGCCGGCTCTCGTCCAATTAAACTGCCATTTATTCCTCATGATGACCCACGTGTTTGGGACTCAACCGATGCGCTGGAGCTGAAAACGGTTCCTGAGCGTTTGTTGGTAATGGGCGGCGGTATTATTGGCCTGGAAATGGGCACCGTGTATCACGCACTGGGTTCAAAAATCGACGTAGTCGAGATGTTTGACCAAGTGATCCCGGCGGCTGATAAAGACGTTGTTAAAGTCTTTACCAAGAAAATCAGCAAGCAGTTCAACCTGATGCTGGAAACCAAAGTGACTGCCGTTGAAGCAAAAGAAGACGGTATCTATGTCACGATGGAAGGCAAAAAAGCGCCAGCTGAACCACAGCGTTATGACGCCGTGCTGGTGGCTATCGGCCGCGTACCTAACGGTAAGCTGCTGGAAGCCGGTGCTGCAGGTATTGACGTTGATGAGCGCGGCTTTATCCACGTTGATAAGCAAATGCGTACCAACATTCCACACATCTTCGCTATCGGCGATATCGTGGGTCAGCCAATGCTGGCACACAAAGGTGTGCATGAAGGCCACGTCGCTGCTGAAGTTATCTCCGGCAAAAAACACTATTTCGATCCGAAGGTTATTCCTTCAATCGCCTACACTGAGCCAGAAGTTGCCTGGGTGGGTCTGACCGAGAAAGAAGCGAAAGAGAAAGGCATCAGCTACGAAACGGCGACCTTCCCTTGGGCTGCTTCCGGTCGCGCCATCGCTTCCGACTGTGCTGACGGTATGACCAAGCTTATCTTCGATAAAGAAACTCATCGCGTTATTGGCGGTGCTATCGTGGGTACCAACGGCGGCGAGCTGCTGGGTGAAATCGGTCTGGCTATCGAAATGGGTTGCGACGCTGAAGATATCGCGCTGACTATCCACGCTCACCCAACTCTGCATGAGTCTGTGGGTCTGGCAGCTGAAATCTACGAAGGCAGCATCACCGACTTGCCTAATCCTAAAGCCAAGAAAAAGTAA
- the aceF gene encoding pyruvate dehydrogenase complex dihydrolipoyllysine-residue acetyltransferase, which translates to MAIEINVPDIGADAVEVTEVLVKVGDTVSAEQSLIVVEGDKASMEVPSPQAGVVKEIKVAVGDTVETGKLIFVFDSADGAAAPAKAEEKPAAKEEVKAEAKPAAAASSESKEVNVPDIGGDEVEVTEILVKVGDTVSADQSIINVEGDKASMEVPAPFAGTVKEIKIAAGDKVSTGSLIMVFEVAGSGTAAPAAKEEAKAEEKPAAAPAASGSKDVNVPDIGGDEVEVTEIMVKVGDKVAADQSLITVEGDKASMEVPAPFAGTVKEIKIAAGDKVSTGSLIFVFEVEGAAPAAAKKEEAAAPAKQEQKAAAPAPAAAVESKGEFSENDAYVHATPVIRRLAREFGVNLSKVKGTGRKGRILREDVQAYVKDAVKRAEAAPAVAAAAGGGLPGMLPWPKVDFSKFGEIEEVELGRIQKISGANLSRNWVMIPHVTQFDEADITEVEEFRKQQNVEAEKKKLDVKITPLVFIMKAVAKALEEFPRFNSSLSADAQTLTLKKYINIGVAVDTPNGLVVPVFRDVNKKGIVELSRELTVISKKARDGKLTASDMQGGCFTISSLGGIGGTAFTPIVNAPDVAILGVSKSSMKPVWNGKEFEPRLMLPLSLSFDHRVIDGAAGARFAAYIGTVMSDIRRLVM; encoded by the coding sequence ATGGCTATTGAAATTAATGTACCGGACATTGGTGCCGATGCAGTAGAAGTCACCGAAGTGCTGGTGAAGGTTGGCGATACCGTTTCCGCCGAGCAGTCCCTGATTGTTGTTGAAGGTGACAAGGCGTCGATGGAAGTCCCTTCTCCACAGGCTGGCGTGGTTAAAGAAATTAAAGTTGCGGTGGGCGATACCGTCGAAACCGGCAAACTGATTTTCGTGTTTGATTCTGCTGACGGTGCTGCTGCACCGGCTAAAGCGGAAGAAAAACCGGCAGCGAAAGAAGAAGTGAAGGCAGAAGCAAAACCTGCCGCCGCGGCTTCAAGCGAAAGCAAAGAAGTTAACGTACCGGACATCGGCGGTGATGAAGTTGAAGTTACCGAAATTCTGGTGAAAGTTGGCGACACTGTTTCTGCCGATCAGTCGATTATCAACGTTGAGGGTGATAAAGCCTCAATGGAAGTGCCGGCGCCGTTTGCCGGTACGGTTAAAGAGATCAAAATTGCTGCGGGCGACAAAGTCAGCACCGGCTCTCTGATTATGGTCTTTGAAGTGGCGGGCTCTGGCACGGCGGCTCCTGCTGCTAAAGAAGAAGCCAAAGCAGAAGAGAAACCTGCTGCTGCACCTGCGGCTTCGGGCAGCAAAGACGTTAACGTACCGGATATCGGCGGCGACGAAGTTGAAGTCACCGAGATCATGGTTAAAGTGGGCGATAAAGTCGCGGCAGATCAGTCTCTGATTACCGTTGAAGGTGATAAGGCTTCAATGGAAGTGCCTGCGCCGTTTGCTGGCACCGTTAAAGAGATCAAAATTGCTGCGGGCGATAAAGTCAGCACCGGTTCTTTGATTTTCGTCTTCGAAGTAGAAGGCGCTGCGCCTGCTGCGGCCAAGAAAGAAGAGGCTGCGGCTCCTGCCAAACAGGAACAAAAAGCGGCGGCCCCGGCCCCTGCGGCAGCGGTTGAAAGCAAAGGCGAATTCTCTGAGAACGATGCTTACGTTCATGCTACGCCGGTTATCCGTCGTCTGGCGCGCGAATTTGGCGTTAACCTGTCAAAAGTGAAAGGCACCGGTCGTAAAGGCCGCATCCTGCGCGAAGACGTTCAGGCTTACGTAAAAGATGCAGTTAAACGTGCTGAAGCTGCACCTGCTGTCGCTGCGGCGGCGGGCGGTGGTTTGCCGGGTATGCTGCCTTGGCCGAAAGTTGACTTCAGCAAGTTTGGTGAAATCGAAGAAGTTGAACTGGGCCGTATCCAGAAAATTTCTGGTGCCAACCTGAGCCGTAACTGGGTGATGATCCCGCACGTTACGCAGTTCGACGAAGCCGATATCACTGAAGTTGAAGAGTTCCGTAAGCAGCAGAACGTTGAAGCGGAGAAGAAGAAACTCGACGTGAAAATCACGCCGCTGGTCTTCATCATGAAAGCCGTTGCCAAGGCGCTGGAAGAGTTCCCACGCTTTAACAGCTCTCTTTCTGCCGATGCGCAGACGCTGACGCTGAAAAAATATATTAACATCGGTGTGGCGGTTGATACGCCAAACGGCCTGGTGGTTCCGGTATTCCGTGACGTCAACAAGAAAGGTATTGTTGAATTGTCACGTGAACTGACCGTTATCTCCAAGAAGGCACGTGATGGCAAACTGACTGCTTCCGATATGCAGGGCGGCTGTTTCACTATCTCTAGCCTGGGCGGCATCGGCGGTACGGCATTTACGCCTATCGTGAATGCGCCGGACGTGGCGATTCTGGGCGTATCGAAATCGTCCATGAAGCCGGTCTGGAATGGCAAAGAGTTTGAACCGCGTTTGATGTTGCCGCTGTCTCTGTCCTTCGACCACCGGGTTATTGACGGTGCAGCTGGAGCACGTTTCGCTGCATACATCGGTACCGTAATGTCAGATATTCGTCGTCTGGTGATGTAA